A region from the Corylus avellana chromosome ca7, CavTom2PMs-1.0 genome encodes:
- the LOC132186597 gene encoding late embryogenesis abundant protein At1g64065-like, giving the protein MGEERGSSPRPLVAYPSSSDDEDASAPTYPHKTRHTKCAKYCCRITICMLIISVVLTVILSFTVFRIEDPILKINVVKVTELELMYTTIPMPGANMSLFADVSVRNPNVLLLFTYGNTTTTLYYHGIVVGEARGPAGRAGPWRTVRMNVTVDVSTDRLISYQNVNKDVRSGLLTMSSYSRIPSGRVEVFKVFKKRVNILSMNCSITFNISSQAIEEQICKS; this is encoded by the coding sequence ATGGGAGAGGAGAGGGGTAGCAGTCCACGACCCCTGGTTGCTTATCCTTCCAGCAGCGATGACGAAGATGCTTCTGCTCCTACATACCCACACAAAACCCGGCATACAAAATGCGCCAAATATTGTTGTCGCATCACAATCTGCATGCTAATCATATCAGTCGTTCTAACCGTAATTCTGTCGTTCACTGTGTTCCGCATCGAAGACCCTATTCTCAAAATAAATGTCGTAAAGGTCACTGAGCTGGAGCTAATGTACACCACCATCCCTATGCCTGGGGCCAACATGTCACTGTTTGCCGACGTGTCCGTGAGAAATCCCAACGTGCTGCTGTTGTTCACATACGGCAACACAACCACAACATTGTATTACCATGGCATAGTGGTCGGAGAGGCACGAGGGCCGGCGGGGCGTGCCGGGCCGTGGCGGACAGTGAGAATGAATGTTACGGTGGATGTTAGCACCGACCGGCTTATCTCCTACCAGAATGTGAACAAGGATGTGAGGTCGGGGCTATTGACGATGAGCAGCTATTCGAGGATTCCGAGTGGGCGAGTTGAGGTGTTTAAGGTTTTTAAGAAACGTGTTAATATTCTGAGTATGAATTGCTCCATCACATTTAATATTTCAAGCCAAGCGATTGAAGAACAGATATGCAAGTCCTAG
- the LOC132187798 gene encoding desiccation protectant protein Lea14 homolog, translating to MSQLLDKAKNFVAEKLANIEKPEACIDDVDFKRLSRESVEYLAKVSVKNPYGHALPICEISYNLKSAGRVIASGTIPDPGSLKASDTTFLEVPVKVPHSVLVSLARDIGADWDIDYELELGLTIDLPIIGNFTIPLSSKGEIKLPSISDIF from the exons ATGTCGCAGTTGTTAGACAAGGCCAAGAACTTCGTGGCAGAGAAGTTGGCCAACATAGAGAAGCCAGAGGCCTGCATCGACGACGTTGATTTCAAGCGCCTCAGCCGCGAATCCGTCGAGTATCTCGCTAAGGTGTCCGTGAAGAACCCCTACGGACATGCCCTGCCCATTTGCGAGATCTCTTACAACCTCAAGAGTGCCGGCAG GGTGATTGCATCGGGGACGATTCCGGACCCAGGGTCACTGAAGGCGAGCGACACGACATTTCTGGAGGTACCGGTGAAGGTGCCGCACAGTGTATTGGTGAGCTTGGCGAGGGACATCGGTGCAGATTGGGACATAGACTATGAGCTGGAATTGGGGCTCACCATTGACCTCCCCATCATTGGAAACTTTACCATTCCCCTCTCTTCCAAGGGAGAGATCAAGCTACCCTCCATCTCTGACatcttttaa
- the LOC132187257 gene encoding desiccation protectant protein Lea14 homolog: MSQMLDKAKNFMAEKLTTIEKPEASIDNVDFKRVSRESVEYLAKLSVKNPYGHSLPVCEISYTLKSGGRVIGSGKMADPGDLKASDTTLMDVPVKVPHNVLVSLAKDIGADRDIDYELELGLTIDLPVIGNFTIPLSTKGEIKLPSISDIF, from the exons ATGTCACAGATGTTGGACAAAGCTAAGAACTTCATGGCAGAGAAGCTGACCACCATAGAGAAGCCAGAGGCCAGCATCGATAACGTTGATTTCAAGCGCGTGAGCCGCGAGTCAGTGGAGTACCTCGCTAAGTTGTCCGTGAAGAACCCCTACGGACATTCCCTGCCCGTCTGCGAGATCTCTTACACCCTCAAGAGTGGTGGCAG GGTGATCGGATCAGGGAAGATGGCGGACCCAGGAGACCTGAAGGCGAGCGACACGACATTGATGGACGTACCGGTGAAGGTGCCACACAATGTATTGGTGAGCTTGGCAAAGGACATCGGTGCAGATCGGGATATAGACTATGAGCTGGAATTGGGTCTCACCATTGATCTCCCTGTCATTGGTAACTTTACCATTCCCCTCTCCACCAAGGGAGAGATCAAGCTGCCCTCCATCTCTGACATCTTTTAA